Proteins from one Catenuloplanes atrovinosus genomic window:
- a CDS encoding S1 family peptidase, whose product MDRRRALTTAVVIATAGAAVALTFPAFAGTGERERPSGDVTADRALAAPEVLAALSRDFGLTTEQATDRLAAEREAAEAVRTVKAAAGAAWAGAWLAENAETLTIAVTDQALADEVRAAGAEPKIVAHSSAVLDQVKSALDTNADEAAESIPGWYVDPSSNTVVVLARADVADAEATAKEFAEASGVDAAAVRVETSEEAPKPLFDVVGGDAYSVGNAGCSIGFSVVGGFVTAGHCGRAGADTRGVNGVAQGEITASSFPGDDFAVVRTNADWTPTASVNNYNGGVLPVAGSEVAPVGASICRSGATTGLHCGEVRALNATVNYAEGTVTGLTRTSVCAEPGDSGGAFIAGDQAQGVTSGGSGDCTRGGVTFFQPVNEILERNNLTLITTGDGGTPPATTPPATPPATTPPAEPSEPPADGGDCAAEGSVARDGTITRPGQRRDVVRFRAPAGTHAACLTAPEGADFDLYLQQQVNGGRWVTVARAATDAGSETLTFEGGAGNYRYRVASASGTGEFELRFAVN is encoded by the coding sequence ATGGATCGTAGACGCGCACTCACCACGGCGGTGGTCATCGCCACGGCAGGTGCCGCCGTCGCGCTGACGTTCCCCGCGTTCGCCGGGACCGGTGAGCGGGAGCGGCCCAGCGGTGACGTGACCGCCGACCGTGCGCTCGCCGCGCCCGAGGTGCTGGCCGCGCTCTCCCGCGACTTCGGCCTGACCACCGAGCAGGCGACCGACCGGCTGGCGGCGGAGCGGGAGGCGGCGGAGGCGGTCCGTACCGTCAAGGCCGCGGCCGGCGCCGCGTGGGCCGGTGCGTGGCTCGCCGAGAACGCAGAGACACTGACCATCGCGGTGACGGACCAGGCGCTGGCCGACGAGGTTCGGGCGGCCGGCGCCGAGCCGAAGATCGTGGCGCACAGCTCGGCCGTGCTGGACCAGGTCAAGTCCGCGCTCGACACGAACGCGGACGAGGCCGCCGAGTCGATCCCCGGCTGGTACGTCGACCCGTCGAGCAACACCGTGGTCGTGCTGGCCCGCGCGGACGTCGCGGACGCGGAGGCGACCGCGAAGGAGTTCGCCGAGGCCAGCGGCGTGGACGCGGCGGCGGTGCGGGTCGAGACCAGCGAGGAGGCGCCGAAGCCGCTGTTCGACGTGGTCGGCGGCGACGCGTACTCGGTCGGCAACGCGGGCTGCTCGATCGGCTTCTCGGTGGTCGGCGGCTTCGTCACGGCCGGCCACTGCGGCCGGGCCGGCGCGGACACCCGCGGCGTGAACGGCGTGGCGCAGGGCGAGATCACCGCCTCCTCGTTCCCCGGCGACGACTTCGCGGTGGTTCGGACGAACGCGGACTGGACGCCGACCGCCTCGGTCAACAACTACAACGGCGGCGTGCTGCCGGTCGCCGGTTCCGAGGTCGCACCGGTCGGCGCGTCCATCTGCCGCTCCGGAGCCACCACCGGCCTGCACTGCGGCGAGGTGCGGGCGCTGAACGCCACGGTCAACTACGCCGAGGGTACGGTCACCGGCCTCACCCGGACCAGCGTCTGCGCCGAGCCGGGCGACTCCGGCGGCGCGTTCATCGCCGGCGACCAGGCCCAGGGCGTCACGTCCGGCGGCTCCGGCGACTGCACCCGCGGCGGCGTCACGTTCTTCCAGCCGGTCAACGAGATCCTGGAGCGGAACAACCTGACGCTGATCACCACCGGCGACGGCGGCACCCCGCCCGCCACCACGCCGCCCGCGACGCCGCCGGCCACCACGCCGCCGGCCGAGCCGAGCGAGCCGCCGGCCGACGGCGGGGACTGCGCGGCCGAGGGCAGCGTGGCGCGCGACGGCACGATCACCCGGCCCGGCCAGCGCCGCGACGTGGTCCGCTTCCGGGCGCCGGCCGGCACGCACGCGGCCTGCCTGACCGCGCCCGAGGGCGCCGACTTCGACCTCTACCTCCAGCAGCAGGTGAACGGCGGCCGCTGGGTCACCGTCGCCCGCGCCGCCACGGACGCGGGGTCGGAGACGCTGACCTTCGAGGGCGGGGCCGGCAATTACCGCTACCGTGTCGCCTCGGCCTCCGGGACCGGCGAGTTCGAGCTGCGCTTCGCGGTGAACTAG
- a CDS encoding ribonuclease J produces the protein MTTDQTAVHVPPLPKGALRVLPLGGLGAIGRNMTVFEYDGKLLIVDCGVLFPDVDQPGVDLILPDFTPILDRLADVQAIVLTHGHEDHIGAVPYLLAHKKDIPLVGSQFTLALVEAKLAERRIDPYTLTVKEGRSEKLGPFECEFFAVNHSIPDALAVAIKTPAGTALHTGDFKMDQLPLDGRITDLAGFARLGSEGVDLLLSDSTNAEIPGFVSPEREIGPVIDSIFAKATGRIIVASFASHVHRVQQVLDSAHEHGRKVAFIGRSMVRNMGIARDLGLLHIPDRLVVGMDEAMNLPPDQIVLMSTGSQGEPMSALGRMATGDHRHVTIAPGDTVVLASSLVPGNETSVYRVINRLSRAGATVIHKEVAKVHVSGHSPAGELLYLLNVVKPRNLMPVHGEWRHLRAHARLGIESGLRPEHVVLAEDGDIVDLVDGRARVVGHAGNRYIYVDGLAVGDVGESLLTERKILGDGGFIAATVVVDSVTGKVVGGPAISAKGFSEDPEAFNPVLPLITDGLNRAAGDGITDPHQLQQIVRRIVGRWVNEAYRRRPMIVPNVVEV, from the coding sequence GTGACCACGGATCAGACCGCCGTGCACGTGCCGCCGCTGCCCAAGGGGGCCCTCCGGGTGCTCCCGCTGGGCGGGCTGGGCGCGATCGGCCGCAACATGACCGTCTTCGAGTACGACGGCAAACTGCTCATAGTCGACTGCGGGGTGCTCTTCCCCGACGTGGACCAGCCCGGCGTGGACCTGATCCTGCCGGACTTCACCCCGATCCTGGACCGGCTCGCCGACGTGCAGGCGATCGTGCTCACCCACGGGCACGAGGACCACATCGGCGCGGTGCCGTACCTGCTGGCCCACAAGAAGGACATTCCGCTCGTCGGGTCGCAGTTCACGCTGGCGCTGGTCGAGGCCAAGCTGGCCGAGCGGCGGATCGACCCGTACACGCTGACCGTCAAGGAGGGCCGGAGCGAGAAGCTCGGGCCGTTCGAGTGCGAGTTCTTCGCGGTCAACCACTCGATCCCGGACGCGCTCGCGGTCGCGATCAAGACGCCGGCCGGCACCGCGCTGCACACCGGCGACTTCAAGATGGACCAGCTGCCGCTGGACGGCCGGATCACCGACCTGGCCGGGTTCGCGCGGCTCGGCAGCGAGGGCGTCGACCTGCTGCTCTCCGACTCGACGAACGCGGAGATCCCCGGCTTCGTCTCCCCGGAGCGGGAGATCGGCCCGGTCATCGACTCGATCTTCGCCAAGGCGACCGGCCGCATCATCGTGGCCAGCTTCGCCTCGCACGTGCACCGCGTCCAGCAGGTGCTCGACTCCGCGCACGAGCACGGCCGCAAGGTCGCGTTCATCGGGCGGTCCATGGTGCGGAACATGGGCATCGCGCGCGACCTCGGGCTGCTGCACATCCCGGACCGGCTGGTCGTCGGCATGGACGAGGCGATGAACCTGCCGCCGGACCAGATCGTGCTGATGTCCACCGGCTCCCAGGGTGAGCCGATGAGCGCGCTCGGCCGGATGGCCACCGGCGACCACCGGCACGTCACGATCGCGCCCGGCGACACGGTGGTGCTGGCCAGTTCGCTGGTGCCGGGCAACGAGACCTCGGTCTACCGGGTGATCAACCGGCTCTCCCGGGCCGGCGCGACAGTGATCCACAAGGAGGTCGCGAAGGTCCACGTCTCCGGCCACTCGCCCGCCGGTGAGCTGCTCTACCTGCTCAACGTGGTCAAGCCGCGCAACCTGATGCCGGTGCACGGCGAGTGGCGGCACCTGCGCGCCCACGCCCGGCTGGGCATCGAGTCCGGGCTCAGGCCCGAGCACGTGGTGCTGGCCGAGGACGGCGACATCGTGGACCTGGTCGACGGCCGCGCCCGCGTGGTCGGCCACGCCGGCAACCGGTACATCTACGTCGACGGCCTCGCGGTCGGCGACGTCGGCGAGTCGCTGCTCACCGAACGCAAGATCCTCGGCGACGGCGGCTTCATCGCCGCGACCGTGGTGGTCGACTCCGTCACCGGCAAGGTGGTCGGCGGCCCGGCGATCTCCGCCAAGGGCTTCTCCGAGGACCCGGAGGCGTTCAACCCGGTGCTGCCGCTGATCACGGACGGGCTCAACCGGGCCGCCGGGGACGGCATCACCGACCCGCACCAGCTCCAGCAGATCGTGCGGCGGATCGTGGGCCGGTGGGTGAACGAGGCGTACCGGCGCCGTCCCATGATCGTCCCTAACGTGGTCGAGGTCTGA
- the thyX gene encoding FAD-dependent thymidylate synthase, whose amino-acid sequence MVPQQVQLIAWTQFQAPEGVEWSTDAEGGQALAEFAGRACYQSWKKPNPKTATNAGYLEHILETGHFSVLEHGSVSFYFSGISRSLTHELIRHRHFSYSQLSQRYVPERDAAFVEPDVIASDPELHKKFEDAADASLRAYTELLEGLEAKFADVESPTLRRKQARQAARAILPNAVETRIVVTGNYRAWRHFIALRATEAADVEIRELAVECLRQLQRVAPNVFGDFTLTTLADGTEIAHSPHAERS is encoded by the coding sequence ATCGTGCCGCAGCAGGTGCAGCTGATCGCGTGGACGCAGTTCCAGGCGCCCGAGGGCGTGGAGTGGTCGACGGACGCCGAGGGGGGCCAGGCGCTCGCCGAGTTCGCCGGGCGCGCCTGCTACCAGTCGTGGAAGAAGCCGAACCCGAAGACCGCCACCAACGCGGGCTATCTGGAGCACATCCTGGAGACCGGGCACTTCTCCGTGCTGGAGCACGGCTCGGTCAGCTTCTACTTCAGCGGCATCTCCCGCTCGCTCACGCACGAGCTGATCCGGCACCGCCACTTCTCCTACTCGCAGCTCTCCCAGCGGTACGTTCCGGAGCGCGACGCCGCGTTCGTCGAGCCGGACGTGATCGCGAGCGACCCGGAGCTGCACAAGAAGTTCGAGGACGCCGCGGACGCCAGCCTCCGGGCGTACACGGAGCTGCTGGAGGGCCTGGAGGCGAAGTTCGCCGACGTGGAGAGCCCGACCCTGCGCCGCAAGCAGGCCCGGCAGGCCGCGCGCGCGATCCTGCCGAACGCGGTCGAGACCCGGATCGTGGTGACCGGCAACTACCGGGCGTGGCGGCACTTCATCGCGCTGCGTGCCACCGAGGCGGCCGACGTCGAGATCCGTGAGCTGGCCGTCGAGTGCCTGCGGCAGCTCCAGCGCGTCGCGCCGAACGTGTTCGGCGACTTCACCCTCACCACGCTGGCGGACGGCACCGAGATCGCGCACAGCCCGCACGCGGAGCGGTCCTGA
- a CDS encoding helix-turn-helix domain-containing protein, with the protein MTSQDPPAVARRRVRLALRNARQRKKLTQQQVADALEWSLSKVQRIEKGDVSISTTDLRAVLALLGVVDPRRISQLIEDAKASRRQRWWTTAEYRDHLSPAMLQLLQFESEATAIRVFQATLIPGVLQTRAYADAIQHFWSADVPDADMKVRVDLRRRRGESLFGVPDPPKYLLILDESVLHREIGGPEVFAEQLESLLEKIRERLITVRFVPFSDGAKLVMRGSFTILELPDEEDVFLYQEEGWSDSMQHSMPWIQRYRESFEQAWEVSFPPDVSARLIESRVLRLRTLLDRQRHSA; encoded by the coding sequence ATGACCTCCCAGGACCCTCCGGCCGTCGCCCGCCGCCGCGTCCGCCTGGCCCTGCGCAACGCACGCCAGCGCAAGAAGCTCACCCAACAGCAGGTGGCGGATGCGCTGGAGTGGTCGCTGAGCAAGGTTCAGCGCATCGAGAAGGGCGATGTCAGCATCTCCACCACGGACCTGCGCGCCGTGCTCGCCCTGCTCGGCGTCGTGGACCCCCGGCGCATCTCCCAGCTCATCGAGGACGCGAAGGCCTCCCGCCGGCAACGCTGGTGGACCACGGCGGAGTACCGGGACCATCTGAGCCCGGCGATGTTGCAGCTGTTGCAGTTCGAGTCGGAGGCGACCGCGATCCGGGTGTTCCAGGCGACGCTCATTCCCGGCGTCCTGCAGACGCGCGCCTATGCGGATGCGATCCAGCATTTCTGGTCCGCCGACGTTCCGGATGCGGATATGAAGGTGCGCGTCGACCTTCGGAGGCGCCGCGGCGAGAGCCTGTTCGGTGTGCCGGATCCGCCGAAGTACCTGCTCATTCTGGACGAGTCGGTGCTGCACCGGGAGATCGGCGGCCCCGAGGTCTTCGCGGAGCAGCTCGAATCCCTGCTGGAGAAGATCAGGGAGCGCCTCATCACGGTACGGTTCGTGCCGTTCTCCGACGGGGCCAAGCTGGTGATGCGCGGTTCCTTCACCATCCTCGAGCTGCCGGACGAGGAGGACGTCTTCCTGTATCAGGAGGAGGGCTGGAGCGACTCCATGCAGCACTCCATGCCGTGGATCCAGCGCTATCGGGAGAGCTTCGAGCAGGCCTGGGAGGTCAGCTTTCCCCCGGACGTGTCAGCACGTCTCATCGAAAGTCGTGTCCTGAGGCTTCGGACCCTGCTAGACAGGCAGCGGCACTCTGCCTAG
- a CDS encoding glycosyltransferase 87 family protein has translation MRTLWRVAGVVLFAVVVAVFDLVTSARHGFFDLKVYWGALNYWANDGGMLYDYLNPNTLYGFTYPPFAAFVMLPMAWVSWPAAITISVVATVVVSALLVWWLIRPIAQRQGWTPWLAFAIAACLVAAYEPMRETVNFGQVNMLLLFLVAVDVLFLVGRGSPLGGVGIGLATAIKLTPGVFIIYLLVTGRWRAAITASGTAAFVTLVAAVIAPDASREFWTSALWNTDRVGDLGFISNQSFQGVIARLFGDDVKPLWALLVVATLIFWGWRCRAAVRAGDERAGLALTAVLGCLISPVTWVHHLVWLLPALFLIAGGGFRATGRRRRVMLAIAFLSWAVLCSRLVWLWTYNTGGLVGLLGGSAYVWISILLLVAIPIEPAPAAAAEDQDLAEGTEEARPSLVA, from the coding sequence ATGCGGACGCTCTGGCGGGTCGCCGGCGTGGTGCTGTTCGCCGTCGTCGTCGCCGTCTTCGACCTGGTCACCTCCGCGCGGCACGGCTTCTTCGACCTGAAGGTCTACTGGGGAGCGCTGAACTACTGGGCCAACGACGGCGGGATGCTCTACGACTACCTGAACCCGAACACGCTGTACGGGTTCACGTACCCGCCGTTCGCCGCGTTCGTGATGCTGCCGATGGCGTGGGTGTCGTGGCCGGCCGCGATCACGATCAGCGTGGTCGCGACCGTGGTGGTCTCCGCGCTGCTGGTGTGGTGGCTGATCCGGCCGATCGCGCAGCGCCAGGGCTGGACGCCGTGGCTGGCGTTCGCGATCGCGGCGTGCCTGGTCGCGGCGTACGAGCCGATGCGCGAGACGGTGAACTTCGGGCAGGTCAACATGCTGCTGCTGTTCCTGGTCGCGGTGGACGTGCTGTTCCTGGTCGGCCGGGGGAGCCCGCTCGGCGGCGTGGGCATCGGCCTGGCCACCGCGATCAAGCTGACGCCCGGCGTGTTCATCATCTATCTGCTGGTCACCGGCCGCTGGCGGGCCGCGATCACCGCGTCCGGCACGGCCGCGTTCGTGACGCTGGTCGCCGCCGTGATCGCGCCGGACGCGTCCCGCGAGTTCTGGACGTCCGCGCTGTGGAACACCGATCGCGTCGGCGACCTCGGCTTCATCTCCAACCAGTCGTTCCAGGGCGTGATCGCGCGGCTGTTCGGTGACGACGTGAAGCCGCTCTGGGCGCTGCTGGTGGTGGCCACGCTGATCTTCTGGGGCTGGCGCTGCCGGGCCGCGGTGCGGGCCGGTGACGAGCGGGCCGGGCTGGCGCTGACCGCGGTGCTGGGCTGCCTGATCAGCCCGGTGACCTGGGTGCACCACCTGGTCTGGCTGCTGCCCGCGCTGTTCCTGATCGCCGGCGGCGGCTTCCGGGCGACCGGGCGGCGCCGGCGGGTGATGCTGGCGATCGCGTTCCTGAGCTGGGCGGTGCTGTGCAGCCGGCTGGTCTGGCTGTGGACGTACAACACCGGCGGGCTGGTCGGGCTGCTCGGCGGCAGCGCCTACGTCTGGATCAGCATCCTGCTGCTGGTGGCGATCCCGATCGAGCCGGCGCCCGCGGCGGCCGCGGAGGATCAGGACCTGGCCGAGGGCACGGAGGAGGCGCGGCCGTCCCTGGTCGCCTGA
- a CDS encoding DUF397 domain-containing protein, giving the protein MASADQARKTWRRSTRCDTSACVEVATAHSGTSVRNSTDAAGPMLIFSAEAWRAFLGKIK; this is encoded by the coding sequence ATGGCGAGTGCCGATCAAGCCCGAAAGACCTGGCGGCGCAGTACCCGATGTGACACCAGTGCATGCGTGGAGGTGGCGACCGCGCATTCCGGAACGTCGGTCAGGAACAGCACCGACGCGGCCGGGCCAATGCTGATCTTCTCTGCGGAAGCGTGGCGGGCATTCCTCGGAAAGATCAAGTGA
- a CDS encoding DUF2784 domain-containing protein: MDYQALVVVALVLHAGFLAYLAVGGLVAWWWPRTIWAHLLAAVWGVLVVAASLPCPLTTLEHWARRHAGQSVPDAGFIDRYLTGVIYPEDQVWTARIVLALVVVASWVGFALRWRRRRAQDRARISGQAATYR; encoded by the coding sequence GTGGACTATCAGGCGCTGGTCGTGGTCGCGCTGGTGCTGCACGCCGGCTTCCTGGCGTACCTGGCGGTCGGCGGCCTGGTCGCGTGGTGGTGGCCGCGGACGATCTGGGCGCACCTGCTCGCCGCGGTCTGGGGCGTGCTGGTGGTGGCCGCGTCGCTGCCCTGCCCGCTGACCACCCTGGAGCACTGGGCGCGCCGCCACGCCGGACAGTCCGTCCCGGACGCCGGGTTCATCGACCGTTACCTGACCGGCGTGATCTACCCCGAGGACCAGGTGTGGACGGCCCGGATCGTGCTGGCGCTGGTGGTGGTCGCCTCTTGGGTGGGGTTCGCGCTGCGGTGGCGCCGTCGCCGCGCGCAGGATCGCGCCCGCATTTCAGGTCAAGCCGCGACATATCGGTGA
- a CDS encoding DUF397 domain-containing protein, giving the protein MKSAAQWRKSTYCDTASCVEVADLSHGVVGLRDGKNPSGPVLRFSAPDWHAFLDMLKLKDMG; this is encoded by the coding sequence ATGAAATCTGCTGCACAATGGCGCAAAAGCACCTATTGTGACACCGCATCGTGTGTCGAGGTCGCTGATCTATCTCATGGTGTTGTCGGCCTGCGCGATGGAAAGAATCCGTCCGGGCCGGTCCTGCGTTTCTCCGCTCCCGATTGGCATGCGTTTCTCGACATGCTCAAGTTGAAGGATATGGGCTGA
- a CDS encoding DUF2752 domain-containing protein, whose amino-acid sequence MTGEPSQAGTASVDATPPPPPEGMYPPYPPYPGYPPHRPDRLTRIVTRIHARTPRWLAPLAVFGCVSAAAGYVLWADPAAADANAQPTCIVKYLTGFDCPGCGGTRAVWYMMHGDIPAAARHHAVLLFAVPFVAYLYVAWAGRAMFGWQLPRWEPSSRALIWFLAAWGVFSVARNLPWEPFTWFFV is encoded by the coding sequence ATGACCGGTGAGCCGTCGCAGGCGGGCACGGCGTCCGTGGACGCGACCCCACCGCCGCCGCCCGAGGGGATGTACCCGCCCTATCCGCCCTATCCGGGTTATCCGCCGCACCGGCCGGACCGGCTGACTCGGATCGTCACGCGGATCCACGCGCGCACGCCGCGCTGGCTGGCGCCGCTCGCCGTGTTCGGGTGCGTCTCCGCCGCCGCGGGTTACGTGCTCTGGGCCGACCCGGCCGCGGCCGACGCGAACGCGCAGCCCACCTGCATCGTCAAGTACCTGACCGGCTTCGACTGCCCGGGCTGCGGCGGCACCCGCGCGGTCTGGTACATGATGCACGGCGACATCCCGGCGGCCGCCCGCCACCACGCGGTGCTGCTGTTCGCGGTCCCGTTCGTGGCCTACCTCTACGTGGCCTGGGCCGGTCGGGCGATGTTCGGCTGGCAGCTGCCGCGATGGGAGCCCTCGTCGAGGGCGTTGATCTGGTTCCTCGCCGCCTGGGGCGTCTTCTCCGTGGCGCGCAACCTGCCGTGGGAGCCGTTCACCTGGTTCTTCGTCTGA
- a CDS encoding GNAT family N-acetyltransferase: MALGYVRPAGPQDAGDIARIQLTTWRVAYRRLLPRQVLDTLDVTWLTERWRDSIEAPPTPRHRVLVAIEQAEQSYLVGFAAAGPADEQALAPGEDPGALGPDVAAVTDLLVEPRWGRRGHGSRLLSAAVDLWREDLFGTAIAWAYDADAATRKFLGSAGWEPDGASRALDVDDLLIPQLRLHVSLADAPL; the protein is encoded by the coding sequence ATGGCACTCGGGTACGTTCGCCCGGCCGGCCCGCAGGACGCCGGTGACATCGCGCGAATCCAGCTCACGACCTGGCGGGTCGCGTATCGCCGGTTGCTGCCCAGGCAGGTGCTCGACACGCTCGACGTCACCTGGCTGACGGAGCGCTGGCGGGACTCGATCGAAGCCCCGCCGACCCCCCGGCACCGGGTGCTGGTCGCCATTGAGCAGGCCGAACAATCGTATCTGGTGGGCTTCGCGGCAGCGGGTCCGGCCGACGAGCAGGCACTCGCGCCCGGCGAGGACCCCGGCGCGCTCGGCCCGGACGTGGCGGCCGTCACCGATCTGCTGGTCGAGCCGCGCTGGGGCCGGCGCGGCCACGGCAGCCGGCTGCTGTCCGCCGCCGTCGACCTGTGGCGCGAGGACCTCTTCGGCACCGCCATCGCCTGGGCATACGACGCGGACGCCGCGACCCGCAAATTCCTCGGCTCCGCCGGCTGGGAACCGGACGGCGCCTCCCGCGCCCTCGACGTCGACGACCTGCTCATCCCCCAGCTCCGCCTGCACGTCTCCCTGGCGGACGCCCCGCTCTAG
- the dapA gene encoding 4-hydroxy-tetrahydrodipicolinate synthase produces MTHDHRAARGSDARRPFGRVITAMVTPFRPDGSLDADGAQKLAAHLVDVQRNDALVLSGTGGESPTTSEAEKETLIRVVREAIGDRARIIAGVGTNDTAHTVELARAAEKAGADGLLVVTPYYNKPPQAGLVRHFTTVAGETGLPVMLYDIPHRSGIPIATETLIRVAEHPNIVAVKDAKSDLIASSTVLASTDLAFYSGEDAGTLPWLSIGAVGVVGTSTHFVGARTQELIAAFERGDVAEALRLHRQLLPIYTGIFRTAGTILVKAGLNAMGLPAGPVRSPLVDATEDETAQLRADCLAAGVTLAA; encoded by the coding sequence ATGACGCACGACCACCGCGCCGCACGCGGGTCCGACGCCCGGCGGCCATTCGGACGAGTTATCACGGCCATGGTGACGCCGTTCCGCCCGGACGGCTCGCTGGACGCCGACGGCGCGCAGAAGCTCGCGGCGCACCTGGTCGACGTGCAGCGCAACGACGCGCTGGTGCTCAGCGGCACCGGCGGTGAGTCGCCGACCACCTCGGAGGCGGAGAAGGAGACGCTGATCCGCGTCGTCCGCGAGGCGATCGGCGACCGCGCCCGCATCATCGCGGGCGTCGGCACCAACGACACCGCGCACACCGTGGAGCTGGCCCGCGCCGCCGAGAAGGCGGGGGCGGACGGTCTGCTGGTCGTCACGCCGTACTACAACAAGCCGCCGCAGGCCGGCCTGGTCCGCCACTTCACCACCGTGGCCGGCGAGACCGGGCTGCCGGTGATGCTCTACGACATCCCGCACCGCTCCGGCATACCGATCGCGACCGAGACGCTGATCCGCGTCGCCGAGCACCCCAACATCGTGGCGGTGAAGGACGCGAAGAGCGACCTGATCGCCAGCTCCACCGTGCTGGCCAGCACGGATCTGGCGTTCTACTCCGGCGAGGACGCGGGCACGCTGCCCTGGCTGTCGATCGGCGCGGTCGGCGTGGTCGGCACGTCCACCCACTTCGTGGGCGCGCGGACCCAGGAGCTGATCGCGGCGTTCGAGCGCGGCGACGTCGCCGAGGCGCTCCGCCTGCACCGGCAGCTCCTGCCGATCTATACGGGCATCTTCCGCACCGCGGGCACCATCCTGGTCAAGGCCGGGCTCAACGCCATGGGCCTGCCGGCCGGGCCGGTGCGATCGCCGCTGGTGGATGCCACCGAGGACGAGACGGCGCAGCTGCGCGCCGATTGCCTGGCCGCCGGCGTGACGTTGGCGGCATGA